The genomic window TACCCGACGCGGACACCCGCGAGGCCGTACGCCTTGGAGAAGGTGCGCAGCACGACGAGGTTCGGGTAGCGGCCGAGGAGCTCGCGGCCGTCGACCGCCTCAGGGCCGCGCACGAACTCGGCGTACGCCTCGTCGAGCAGCACGAGCCGGTCGTCGGGCACGCGGCCCATGAAGCGCTCGAACTCGTCGCGTGTGACGGCGACGCCGGTCGGGTTGTTGGGGGAGCAGACGATCACGACGCGCGTGCGGTCGGTGATCGCGTCGGCCATGGCATCGAGGTCGTGCCCGTGGTCGGCGCGGTTCGGGACCGCGACGCTGCGGGCGCCCGCGACCGTCACGAGACCGGGGTACGCCTCGAACGAACGCCACGAATAGACCACCTCGTCGCCCGGGGCGGCGGCGGCGAGCACGAACTGCGCCAGCAACGACACCGATCCCGCGCCGACCAGCACCTCGTCGGGTGTCACGCCGAAGCGCTCGGCGAGCTTCTCGCGCAGCGCGAGCGCCGTGGCATCCGGGTAGCGGTTGACCTCGGCCGCGGCCGCGGCGATCGCCCGCTCGACCGCGGGAACCGGGGGCCACGGGTTCTCGTTGCTCGAGAGCTTGAAGCCATTCGCGGGAGCGGGGCGGCCCTGCCGGTACGGGGGGAGTGCGGCGATCTCGGGGCGCAGGCGGACGCGTGCGCTCGTGGGCTCCGGTGCGGTCACGGATTCCACCGTACCCCTTCGGTCGGCGGGCCTCCGCTGCCATAGTTGGGGCATGCGCTTCCTGCTGAAGGTCATCGTCTCGGCATTCGCCCTCTGGCTCAC from Agromyces aurantiacus includes these protein-coding regions:
- a CDS encoding histidinol-phosphate transaminase; this encodes MTAPEPTSARVRLRPEIAALPPYRQGRPAPANGFKLSSNENPWPPVPAVERAIAAAAAEVNRYPDATALALREKLAERFGVTPDEVLVGAGSVSLLAQFVLAAAAPGDEVVYSWRSFEAYPGLVTVAGARSVAVPNRADHGHDLDAMADAITDRTRVVIVCSPNNPTGVAVTRDEFERFMGRVPDDRLVLLDEAYAEFVRGPEAVDGRELLGRYPNLVVLRTFSKAYGLAGVRVGYAIGPVGILDAARATAIPLGVTAVATAGALAAIEPEAEAELLRRVAALVERREGLRDALVAQGWPIPEAQGNFVWLPTGERTVEVAERLFEAGIVARAFPGDGIRVSVGETESVDVLLRVLGELVEPSQEGPST